One genomic segment of Deltaproteobacteria bacterium includes these proteins:
- a CDS encoding type II toxin-antitoxin system PemK/MazF family toxin, translating into MVSPDIHRFEVWLVQLDPTQGAEIKKTRPCVILSPNEMAALRTVIVAPLTSQGFAYPTRIPCTFQGKNGFIVLDQLRAVDKTRLVRKLGVISSEEQARTTACLQELFAM; encoded by the coding sequence ATGGTGAGCCCGGACATCCACCGTTTCGAGGTTTGGTTGGTGCAGCTCGATCCGACCCAAGGGGCAGAGATCAAAAAAACACGGCCCTGCGTCATTCTGTCTCCGAACGAAATGGCCGCGCTGCGCACTGTCATTGTCGCCCCCCTGACATCCCAGGGCTTCGCCTATCCAACCAGAATTCCTTGCACATTTCAGGGCAAGAACGGATTTATTGTTCTGGATCAGCTCCGGGCCGTGGATAAAACACGACTGGTCCGCAAGCTCGGCGTCATTTCCTCCGAGGAACAGGCGCGAACAACAGCCTGCCTCCAGGAACTCTTCGCCATGTGA
- a CDS encoding AbrB/MazE/SpoVT family DNA-binding domain-containing protein — protein MTTLIKIGNSQGIRIPKALIEQARLADTELEFKVTDAGLLIRPANAPRQGWAERFAHAEEERAAHDTDQEWLDAPLTDDKDLAW, from the coding sequence ATGACCACCCTCATCAAAATCGGCAATTCCCAGGGCATCCGCATTCCAAAGGCCCTCATCGAACAGGCCCGGCTTGCGGATACGGAACTGGAATTCAAGGTCACGGACGCGGGACTGCTCATTCGTCCCGCCAACGCGCCACGCCAGGGCTGGGCCGAACGATTCGCCCATGCGGAGGAAGAACGCGCGGCCCATGACACGGACCAGGAATGGCTGGATGCGCCGCTGACCGATGATAAGGATCTGGCATGGTGA
- a CDS encoding NAD(P)/FAD-dependent oxidoreductase, giving the protein MSENILDGAILQRDKETYAIVPRTPVGLISPEVLDALNTVVKKYAIPIVKITSGQRIALVGMKKEQLADIWKDLGTDIGRATELCVHYVQACPGTSVCPFGVQDSLGLGLEVEEMFKGFELPAKFKFGVSGCPFSCGEGLVRDIGITGSRKGWNVSFGGNAGAQARIGDIIAKDLTKEEVLALVKKLLTFYKENAKKKERTARFVNRVGIDAVKVAVLGE; this is encoded by the coding sequence TGCCGCGCACCCCGGTCGGCCTGATCAGCCCCGAAGTGCTCGACGCCCTGAACACCGTGGTCAAGAAATACGCCATCCCCATCGTCAAGATCACCTCGGGCCAGCGCATCGCCCTGGTCGGCATGAAAAAGGAACAGCTGGCCGACATCTGGAAGGATTTGGGCACGGACATCGGCCGGGCCACGGAACTGTGCGTGCACTATGTCCAGGCCTGTCCGGGCACCTCGGTCTGTCCGTTCGGCGTCCAGGACTCCCTGGGACTGGGCCTGGAAGTGGAGGAAATGTTCAAGGGCTTCGAACTGCCGGCCAAGTTCAAATTTGGAGTTTCGGGCTGTCCGTTTTCCTGTGGCGAAGGTTTGGTGCGCGACATCGGCATCACCGGTTCCCGCAAGGGATGGAATGTCAGCTTCGGCGGCAACGCCGGGGCCCAGGCCCGCATCGGTGACATCATCGCCAAGGACCTGACCAAGGAAGAGGTTTTGGCGTTGGTCAAAAAACTCCTGACCTTCTACAAGGAAAACGCCAAGAAAAAGGAACGCACCGCCCGGTTCGTGAATCGCGTCGGCATCGACGCGGTCAAGGTGGCGGTACTGGGGGAATAG